Proteins encoded together in one Ictidomys tridecemlineatus isolate mIctTri1 chromosome 3, mIctTri1.hap1, whole genome shotgun sequence window:
- the LOC120883649 gene encoding uncharacterized protein LOC120883649 produces MAASTMSVCSSSCPDSSWQVDDCPESCCEPPCCTPSCCQPSCCAPAPCLTLVCTPVSCVSRPCCQSVCTSSCTPSCCQQSSCQSDCCNCSPCQPSCCVSLCCKPVCCKPVCCKPVCCVPLCSEASSSCCQQSSCQSDCCSSSPCQPTCCVPVCCKPVCCYRPSSCVSLLCRPVCRPACCVPISSCCASSCQPSCCRPASCVSLLCRPSCSRPACCSVSLGQRSCC; encoded by the coding sequence ATGGCCGCCTCCACCATGTCCGTCTGCTCCAGCTCTTGCCCCGACTCCTCCTGGCAGGTGGACGACTGCCCAGAGAGCTGCTGTGAGCCCCCCTGCTGCACCCCCAGCTGCTGCCAGCCCAGCTGCTGtgccccagccccctgcctgacccttgtctgcaccccagtgagCTGTGTGTCCAGACCCTGCTGCCAATCAGTCTGCACCAGCTCCTGCACCCCCTCCTGCTGCCAGCAGTCTAGCTGCCAGTCTGATTGCTGCAACTGCTCCCCCTGCCAGCCGTCCTGCTGTGTGTCCCTCTGCTGCAAGCCCGTGTGCTGTAAGCCCGTCTGCTGTAAGCCCGTGTGCTGTGTGCCCCTCTGCTCTGaggcttcctcctcctgctgccagcAGTCTAGCTGCCAGTCTGACTGCTGCagctcctccccctgccagccgACCTGCTGCGTGCCCGTCTGCTGCAAGCCCGTCTGCTGCTACAGACCCTCCTCCTGCGTGTCCCTGCTCTGCCGCCCCGTGTGCAGGCCCGCCTGCTGCGTGCCCATCTCCTCCTGCTGTGCCTCCTCCTGCCAGCCCAGCTGCTGCCGCCCGGCCTCCTGCGTGTCCCTGCTCTGCCGCCCCAGCTGCTCCCGCCCGGCCTGCTGTAGTGTCTCCTTGGGCCAGAGGTCCTGCTGCTGA
- the LOC110596972 gene encoding uncharacterized protein LOC110596972 — protein sequence MAHTCCTRACVIAASTMSVCSSHRGGGSRICSPSLGPDCSWQVDDCQESYCEPPCCAPSCCEAPCCAPAPCLSLLCTPVSCVSRPCCQSVCISSCTPSCSQQSSCQSDCSSCSPCQPSCCVSLCCKPVCCKPVCCKPVCCVPVCSEASSSCCQQCSCEPSCCSSSPCQQSCCEPSCCSSSPCQQSCCVSLCCKPVCCKPVCCVPICSGASSSCCQQSSCQSDCCSSSPCQPSCCVPVCCKPVCCYRPSSCVSLLCRPVCRPACCVPVSSCCASSCQPSCCRPASCVSLLCRPTCSRPACCGVSLGQRSCC from the coding sequence ATGGCGCACACCTGCTGCACCAGAGCCTGCGTCATTGCTGCGTCCACCATGTCCGTCTGCTCCAGCCACCGGGGCGGAGGCAGCAGGATCTGCTCACCCAGCCTGGGCCCCGACTGCTCCTGGCAGGTGGACGACTGCCAGGAGAGCTACTGCGAGCCCCCCTGCTGTGCCCCCAGCTGCTGCGAGGCCCCCTGCTGCGCCCCAGCCCCCTGCCTGtccctcctctgcaccccagtgagCTGTGTGTCCAGACCCTGCTGCCAATCAGTCTGCATCAGCTCCTGCACCCCCTCCTGCAGCCAGCAGTCTAGCTGCCAGTCTGATTGCTCCAGCTGCTCCCCCTGCCAGCCATCCTGCTGTGTGTCCCTCTGCTGCAAGCCCGTGTGCTGCAAGCCAGTCTGCTGCAAGCCTGTGTGCTGTGTGCCTGTCTGCTCTGaggcttcctcctcctgctgccagcAGTGTAGCTGTGAGCCCTCTTGCTGCTCCTCTTCCCCCTGCCAGCAGTCCTGCTGTGAGCCCTCTTGCTGCTCATCCTCCCCCTGCCAGCAGTCCTGCTGTGTGTCCCTCTGCTGCAAGCCCGTCTGCTGCAAGCCCGTGTGCTGTGTGCCCATCTGCTCTGgagcctcctcctcctgctgccagcAGTCTAGCTGCCAGTCTGACTGCTGCagctcctccccctgccagccgTCCTGCTGCGTGCCCGTCTGCTGCAAGCCCGTTTGCTGCTACAGACCCTCCTCCTGCGTGTCCCTGCTCTGCCGCCCCGTGTGCAGGCCTGCCTGTTGCGTGCCCGTCTCCTCCTGCTGTGCCTCCTCCTGCCAGCCCAGCTGCTGCCGCCCAGCCTCCTGCGTGTCCCTGCTCTGCCGCCCCACCTGCTCCCGCCCGGCCTGCTGTGGTGTCTCCTTGGGCCAGAGGTCCTGCTGCTGA
- the LOC101965306 gene encoding uncharacterized protein LOC101965306 isoform X1 encodes MTASTMSLCSSDLSYGSRVCQPGSCDSCPDCSWQVDDCPESCCEPPCCASSCCQPSCCAPAPCLSLLCTPVSCVSRPCCQSVCTSSCTPSCCQQSSCQSDCCSCSPCQPSCCVSLCCKPVCCKPVCCKPVCCVPVCSEASSSCCQQSSCEPSCCSSSPCQQSCCEPSCCSSSPCQQSCCVSLCCKPVCCKPVCCKPVCCVPICSGASSSCCQQSSCQSDCCSSSPCQPTCCVPVCCKPVCCYRPSSCVSLLCRPVCRPACCVPVSSCCASSCQPSCCRPASCVSLLCRPTCSRPACCGVSLGQRSCC; translated from the coding sequence ATGACCGCCTCCACCATGTCCCTCTGCTCCAGCGACCTGAGCTATGGCAGCCGCGTCTGCCAGCCCGGCTCCTGCGATTCCTGCCCCGACTGCTCCTGGCAGGTGGACGACTGCCCAGAGAGCTGCTGCGAGCCCCCCTGCTGCGCCTCCAGCTGCTGCCAGCCCAGCTGCTGCGCCCCAGCCCCCTGCCTGtccctcctctgcaccccagtgagCTGTGTGTCCAGACCCTGCTGCCAATCAGTCTGCACCAGCTCCTGCACCCCCTCCTGCTGCCAGCAGTCTAGCTGCCAGTCTGATTGCTGCAGCTGCTCCCCCTGCCAGCCATCCTGCTGTGTGTCTCTCTGCTGCAAGCCCGTCTGCTGCAAGCCTGTATGCTGCAAGCCTGTGTGCTGTGTGCCTGTCTGCTCTGaggcttcctcctcctgctgccagcAGTCTAGCTGTGAGCCCTCTTGCTGCTCCTCTTCCCCCTGCCAGCAGTCCTGCTGTGAGCCCTCTTGCTGCTCATCCTCCCCCTGCCAGCAGTCCTGCTGTGTGTCCCTCTGCTGCAAGCCCGTCTGCTGCAAGCCCGTGTGCTGCAAGCCCGTGTGCTGTGTGCCCATCTGCTCTGgagcctcctcctcctgctgccagcAGTCTAGCTGCCAGTCTGACTGCTGCagctcctccccctgccagccgACCTGCTGCGTGCCCGTCTGCTGCAAGCCCGTCTGCTGCTACAGACCCTCCTCCTGCGTGTCCCTGCTCTGCCGCCCCGTGTGCAGGCCCGCCTGCTGCGTGCCCGTCTCCTCCTGCTGTGCCTCCTCCTGCCAGCCCAGCTGCTGCCGCCCAGCCTCCTGCGTGTCCCTGCTCTGCCGCCCCACCTGCTCCCGCCCGGCCTGCTGTGGTGTCTCCTTGGGCCAGAGGTCCTGCTGCTGA